One Patescibacteria group bacterium genomic region harbors:
- the dnaX gene encoding DNA polymerase III subunit gamma/tau produces the protein MADNKALYRRWRPQVFADLVGQNHVKQTIINAIKQGHVSHAYLFAGPRGTGKTSLARLVAKALNCLDLKEGEPCGKCANCLALAGGRMIDLIEIDAASHTSVDDVRNLIERVNFTPSVGKYKVYIIDEVHMLSKSAFNALLKTLEEPPAHAIFILATTEVHKLPPTVISRCQYFDFHFLSHAEVTEQLRKIAKQEKVDIDDEALRIIVDNAEGSLRDAISIMDQATSFADGKVDPTTLKDLLGIVDTRLVGELTQALLDKNVVAGINLINETYFKGYDLNQLSKLWLEFLRELLMIKLGNSQLVQKSEDEKMAMAKQAEGFTVSSLVNLLQRLVEAINQYKVASLPQLALEMVLAKSCSETSATTQGKSMSVAVPPIAHPVSNIIEPVAEPSSSLLSPDLSAAVLSAPGSSEIKEKLCELLSAASPSLGAVLKTCQVENPTGKLRIKAPSKFLRDTLEKSTNRELIREQLVKLQVGSLEIEYIAEESLETAAAVAKVFDIM, from the coding sequence ATGGCAGATAACAAAGCTCTCTACCGTCGGTGGCGGCCGCAGGTCTTTGCGGATTTGGTAGGGCAAAACCATGTTAAGCAAACTATCATAAACGCCATTAAACAGGGGCATGTCAGTCATGCTTATTTGTTTGCTGGGCCCCGGGGGACTGGCAAAACTTCATTGGCGAGATTGGTAGCCAAGGCCCTTAATTGTTTAGACCTGAAAGAAGGTGAACCTTGCGGCAAATGCGCTAATTGTTTAGCTCTGGCAGGGGGACGTATGATTGATTTGATCGAAATTGATGCCGCCTCCCATACTAGCGTCGACGATGTCAGAAATCTGATCGAACGGGTTAATTTTACTCCCTCAGTCGGTAAATATAAGGTTTATATTATCGATGAAGTGCACATGCTCTCTAAGAGTGCTTTTAATGCTCTCCTAAAAACCTTAGAAGAACCGCCGGCGCATGCTATTTTTATTTTAGCTACCACGGAAGTACATAAATTGCCGCCTACAGTCATCTCTCGCTGTCAGTATTTTGATTTTCATTTTCTCTCTCATGCGGAAGTCACGGAACAATTGCGCAAAATTGCCAAACAGGAAAAAGTGGATATCGACGATGAGGCTCTCCGAATTATTGTCGACAATGCCGAAGGCAGTCTCCGCGATGCCATTAGCATAATGGATCAGGCGACGAGCTTTGCTGACGGCAAGGTGGATCCAACTACTTTAAAAGACCTTTTAGGGATTGTGGATACGCGATTAGTGGGTGAGCTTACTCAAGCTTTGCTGGATAAAAACGTTGTGGCAGGCATCAATTTGATCAATGAAACTTATTTTAAAGGATACGATTTAAATCAGTTGAGCAAACTTTGGCTGGAATTTTTACGCGAATTACTAATGATCAAATTGGGGAATAGCCAACTAGTCCAAAAATCAGAAGACGAAAAAATGGCTATGGCAAAACAGGCGGAGGGTTTTACTGTCAGCAGTTTAGTTAATTTGTTGCAGCGGCTGGTAGAAGCCATCAATCAATATAAGGTAGCTAGTTTGCCCCAGTTAGCTTTAGAAATGGTGCTGGCCAAAAGCTGTAGTGAAACCAGTGCAACGACCCAGGGCAAATCTATGTCGGTAGCAGTACCGCCGATAGCTCATCCAGTTTCAAATATAATTGAACCGGTGGCAGAGCCTTCTTCTTCTCTGTTGTCGCCGGATTTGAGTGCGGCAGTTTTGTCCGCACCGGGAAGCAGTGAGATTAAGGAAAAATTATGCGAATTATTGAGCGCTGCCAGTCCCTCGCTCGGAGCAGTGCTTAAAACTTGCCAGGTAGAAAATCCGACCGGTAAATTGCGCATCAAAGCTCCCAGTAAGTTTTTAAGAGATACTCTGGAAAAATCTACTAATCGAGAATTGATTCGGGAGCAATTGGTTAAGTTACAGGTAGGCAGTTTAGAAATCGAATATATAGCGGAAGAGTCGCTAGAAACGGCGGCAGCAGTGGCCAAGGTGTTTGATATAATGTAA